The following proteins are encoded in a genomic region of Mycolicibacterium confluentis:
- the narH gene encoding nitrate reductase subunit beta: MRVMAQMAMVMNLDKCIGCHTCSVTCKQAWTNRAGTEYVWFNNVETRPGLGYPRTYEDQDRWRGGWVRDRRGRLRLRDGGRLAKLARIFSNPKLPSIDDYYEPWTYDYENLTSAPLGEHIPVAAPRSLISGKPMKVSWSANWDDDLGGSPEIVPHDPVLKQVSEQVRLELEETFMFYLPRICEHCLNPSCVASCPSGAMYKRSEDGIVLVDQDRCRGWRMCVSGCPYKKVYFNHKTGKAEKCTLCYPRIEVGLPTVCSETCVGRLRYLGLVFYDVDRVLEAASVADEKDLYEAQREILLDPNDPQVIAGARAEGISPEWIAAAQRSPVYALINTYRVALPLHPEFRTVPMVWYIPPLSPVVDAVSRDGHDGEDIGNLFGALEALRIPIEYLAGLFTAGDTAPVEAVLRRLAAMRSYMRDINLGRETQAHIPAAVGMTEQQIYDMYRLLAIAKYDERYVIPSAYAPTGAPVEEPACSLDFDGGPGMYASGPFGEASGVPVPVAVETFHALQRRQTTGEMAANASRPSRLNLLNWDGRGAPPGLFPDGGQR, encoded by the coding sequence ATGCGTGTCATGGCTCAGATGGCGATGGTGATGAACCTCGACAAGTGCATCGGCTGCCACACCTGCTCAGTGACCTGCAAACAGGCCTGGACCAATCGCGCGGGCACCGAGTACGTCTGGTTCAACAACGTCGAAACCCGCCCCGGCCTGGGCTATCCGCGCACCTATGAGGACCAGGATCGTTGGCGAGGCGGATGGGTCCGAGATCGCAGGGGCCGGCTGAGATTGCGTGACGGCGGCAGGCTGGCCAAACTGGCGCGGATCTTCTCCAATCCGAAGTTGCCGTCCATCGACGACTACTACGAACCGTGGACCTACGACTACGAGAACCTGACCTCGGCCCCGCTGGGGGAACACATTCCGGTCGCGGCGCCCCGCAGCCTGATCAGCGGCAAGCCGATGAAGGTGTCGTGGTCGGCCAACTGGGACGACGACCTGGGGGGCTCACCGGAGATCGTGCCGCATGACCCGGTGCTCAAGCAGGTCAGCGAGCAGGTCAGGTTGGAACTCGAAGAGACCTTCATGTTCTATCTGCCGCGCATCTGCGAGCACTGCCTGAATCCGTCCTGTGTGGCGTCCTGCCCGTCTGGTGCGATGTACAAGCGCAGCGAGGACGGGATCGTTCTGGTCGACCAGGACCGGTGCCGCGGTTGGCGGATGTGCGTCTCTGGATGCCCTTACAAGAAAGTGTATTTCAACCACAAGACCGGCAAGGCCGAGAAGTGCACGCTGTGCTACCCGCGCATCGAGGTCGGCCTGCCGACGGTGTGTTCGGAGACGTGCGTCGGACGCCTGCGCTACCTGGGTCTGGTGTTCTACGACGTCGACCGCGTCCTGGAGGCCGCCTCCGTCGCCGACGAGAAGGACCTCTACGAGGCGCAGCGCGAGATCCTGCTGGACCCCAACGACCCTCAGGTGATCGCGGGCGCCCGCGCCGAGGGCATCTCCCCCGAGTGGATCGCGGCGGCCCAGCGCTCACCGGTGTATGCGCTGATCAACACCTACCGGGTCGCGTTGCCTCTGCATCCGGAGTTCCGCACCGTGCCGATGGTTTGGTACATCCCGCCGCTGTCGCCCGTGGTCGACGCCGTCAGCCGTGACGGACACGACGGAGAGGACATCGGCAACCTGTTCGGCGCCCTTGAGGCGCTGCGCATTCCGATCGAGTACCTGGCCGGGCTGTTCACCGCGGGGGACACGGCCCCGGTCGAGGCCGTGTTGCGGCGACTGGCGGCGATGCGGTCCTACATGCGTGACATCAACCTCGGCCGTGAGACCCAGGCGCACATTCCGGCCGCGGTGGGTATGACCGAACAGCAGATCTACGACATGTATCGACTGCTGGCGATCGCGAAGTACGACGAGCGCTACGTCATCCCCAGTGCCTACGCCCCGACAGGGGCGCCGGTCGAGGAACCCGCCTGCTCACTGGATTTCGACGGCGGTCCCGGCATGTACGCATCCGGTCCGTTCGGTGAGGCCAGCGGCGTGCCGGTGCCGGTGGCGGTGGAAACCTTCCACGCCCTTCAGCGCCGGCAGACCACCGGCGAGATGGCCGCCAACGCCAGCAGGCCGTCGCGGCTCAATCTGCTCAACTGGGACGGCCGCGGTGCGCCACCCGGGTTGTTCCCGGACGGAGGACAGCGATGA
- the narJ gene encoding nitrate reductase molybdenum cofactor assembly chaperone codes for MRLGRRRAVTSTDRAVWQAASLLLTYPDEGHSARLQVVTQLLDHVPGCARDLLVRAHTALISRGSRQAAEDYVETFDLNRHATLYLTYWTAGDTRRRGAAMHEFAAVYRTSGADAPKKESPDHLPVLLEFAARVDPEAGLRLLTEHRVPLDVVRAALTERGSPYGDVLAAVCSTLPAAGDQDVQLARRLAAAGPPVEAVGLEPFTLTVPPRRTEKVP; via the coding sequence ATGAGGCTGGGGCGCAGGCGCGCAGTGACGTCGACGGATCGCGCGGTATGGCAGGCGGCCTCGCTGCTGCTGACCTATCCCGACGAGGGGCACAGCGCCCGTTTGCAGGTGGTGACGCAGCTTCTCGACCATGTGCCGGGCTGTGCCCGCGACCTTCTGGTGCGTGCGCACACCGCGCTGATCAGCCGCGGTTCGCGGCAGGCCGCCGAAGACTATGTCGAGACGTTCGACCTGAATCGGCACGCCACGCTGTACCTCACCTACTGGACCGCGGGGGACACCAGGCGCCGTGGTGCCGCGATGCACGAATTCGCCGCTGTGTACCGGACTTCCGGAGCGGACGCGCCCAAAAAGGAGTCGCCCGACCACCTTCCGGTGCTGCTCGAGTTCGCCGCCCGGGTGGATCCCGAGGCAGGGCTGCGTCTGCTCACCGAACATCGGGTGCCGCTTGACGTGGTGCGCGCGGCCCTGACCGAGCGCGGCTCACCCTATGGTGACGTGCTCGCCGCGGTGTGTTCGACGCTGCCTGCGGCCGGCGACCAGGACGTGCAGCTGGCTCGGAGACTGGCCGCGGCCGGGCCGCCCGTCGAAGCCGTTGGGCTGGAGCCGTTCACGCTGACCGTGCCGCCCAGACGAACCGAGAAGGTGCCATAG